The DNA region AAatgtgtttcttaatttttataattttactttctattttgttagtaTTTGATGATGAGCATGAAACCAGCTGAACTTTCTTTAGATTTTCAAGGCAGCTGATTGCATTTATCAGCTTCTTTCTCAGAGTTTCTTTACTGCCTCTCTGAATGATTAGAGAGTGCTTTCATAATTGCAGCAAGCGTGAAGTAATAATGAAACACTCCTAATCAGAAAGTGGCTGAACAGACATGCAGAAATGATTGCTGGTTTACTGAGCAACGAAGGACTAACAGCTCCCCCTAGTGCAGTTACAGGGGTATAAATGTTTATACTAGCTAAATCAGGAACCCCATTAAATCAGCACAAATCCAGCTTTAAACCACAGTTTACTCCAGATTTTCACTGGTAGAATAAAAAACTATAAGTGAAAATTCTAATTGTCAGTTATAAATAAGTTAGACACTATATCAATTattctttttgcatttatttaaattgcCTTAAATCTGAAAAGACGGTTAAAAGTTAATTATCTCAGAACAGTCATTCATAGTGACTTACCAAAACATAATCATAAAGACTTATTAGAACAGCAAATATTGATATACTTCTGGTAAGATCAAAATAGTTTTGACTAGGTTTTCATGAGAAATTAGAAATATAGTTAAGTAACCTCTACTAATAAGTTTgggaaaatgtataaaataccaaaaaaaacaaaaacaaaaaaaaaaacaaaaaccaacaacaacaaaacccccaaCAAcacattcaatttttcttttcaaaattttctttaagTGTGAACAATGCTTAGTTAATATTGATGACATTTTTTCCTTAACTGTTTCATTCATcgaaatataaaatttttctgCCTAATTCTAAATTAATGTGCAACAAGAGAGAAAAGATTCCCagaaaactttgaaaattaaatggaaaagacCCAAAGGCTAAAATTATATGGAGCTACAAACTGCAAAAGAAATCAAATCAGTAAGATTTTATTATCTGATGGAAAAGTCTTGAtagagaagaaataatttatttcagactCTTAGTCATTGAATATGAATGTGTGTTAATGATATTTATTTACAATCTAACTTAACAGGTTAGAGGCAAGCTaccattaaattaaatataaaaacataagcCATATAGAGTTGGTTAACATTTAATATtagcccacttttttttttttttttttttttttttgcagtcaaTAAAGTGCATGAAGAGAAGATCAAGCTTAAAACTAGGAAGTCAGACATTCAAAGTTGTTTTGGGTTTTCAGGCAGAAATACAAATCTAATAAGCCATGATTAGCTACAGAGTATCTGATATAAACACCCAGAAAATGAGTTTCAAAGAAATTAGTTTTAATTAACAAAACCTGAtggattaacaaaaattttaatgtgtgTGATTTCTAGAATGGGATCTAAATCTGGAGTCCTGGTTATGCCCAACAGTGGTTACCTAGGCCTATCCATCCTGCCCAAGCCTGTTCAAATGCACCTATCCTGACCACAGAAATGCAAGGCATGAGAGGAGCTCACTGTTTCTGGCGTGGGAGTTAATATAGCTTATCACCCATTGGCCTGCTTTTAAAACCCTCTGTGCCTCCTTGATGACCTTGGTTCTTtgattctgtttttttatttcttctctatcCATATGTCTTCTCTCAAAAACTTAGCTATGAGGacgagaaaagaaaacatgttttccaAAAGTAGCATCTTTTCAATCATTATAAATTAAACTATATTGCCATAATATGGCAATTGTTAAGATTAAGATAAAAAGACAACAGTGCTTGTGATTCCAACAGTCTGGGTATAGATATCCTGACCAATTCTGCTTACATGAACTAAATATGTTAGGCTGCAAAATAATTACTAGAATAACATACtgataaaacaacaagaaattaATGCATACATACAGGTGCGGAAAGTTAAGTGAAAGTAGAACCTGAAATAGAAAGTAGATAGGAGGCAGGTTTTAACCCTGGGTACATTTGCCAAGCCTGGTGCCTTGGTCTTTGATTGGTATGGCTGGTCCAAGAAGAAGACTCTAATGGGACACCCCCTTGCATTAAGCTGGAACCTCAAATGATTTCCCACTTGCTGTCGGGGTTACTGATCTCCTGAACTCTGGCAGACGGCCCAGCTCTCCTCGTGGCGTTTCCCTTCAGGCAGTCAGCAGGCAGTGGCAGGGCGACCTCCTTTGTTCCTCTTGTCTTTGGAATCATTGCACTGATGTCAAATGTCATGTATTTTGTCCTGTTGTTCAAACATCCCATCTTGACGACAAGCAAAAGTCTCAAATTCACTACTTATACCAATTTTGATATCCATGATTCTGTCTTTTCTGCTTGCCTTTTCACTGCTTATCACATGTTAGGATTTCATTAAATCAAAGCCATGCTAAAGGGCATCCAGGGTTTGGAGGAACAAAGGAACAGGCAATTaataaagtgaaagaaaagatAGTTCAGTACATTTTTACTGGGTTCCTTCTACTTGTATGGCatgttacaaaacaaaacaaacaaaaacagctctTATGAGACCAGGATTTCTCTGTAAGAGGTCACCTTATTTCTTTTGCTCTTTGTTTCTTCCTCCATTTATGTCCCAAGTTTCTTAAAAAAGTATTTCCCCACCAAGACAGCTATGTTTGCTACGAGGAAGTTCTGTGTATCTGTGGTTCCTCCCTCATGGCCACAGGCTTCCTGAGGCTGCCTACTCAACCATTCAGCCCTGATTtgagaaaaaacaataaaaccattAGTTGCATGCACTTAGGGATGATCTTACAAAACCTGACTCTCGTCCTCATCTCAGTTCAATTACGAGTTCTGTTTCCCTGAATTTGCCCATGCTTTATTTATGTTGGCACATGGGCTGCTGTGCTGGCCTCTTAGAGCAATGTGTGCCCTTGCGGGAGCAGACGATCTGCTACATTTGTGTCACGCGTGCACCACACAATGAAAGGCTGATGCTAGGAGGTTCAGGAAATGGCAGCTTGTGATAGGTGTGAAGCTCAGCAATGCTCCTCTAGCTTTCAGAAGAAACATTACTTTAAATTGATGTGTCATTTGCAAAACCACAgttctaataaatatttcattagagGGTGCTACCAGCCTTTATGGGGACATGGCAATCTCTGAAGACTCCAAATCTGATCTAATTCTTAGACTTGCAACTATTTTTGAACTGCCAACTGAATCAAATAGTAATTTTTTCCTTAATATAAgcctagctaaaaaaaaaaaaaggttctataTTCCCCATAAAGGTAGGCATGATACCCAACCATGCCCCTCATGTGAAAGGGAAACCCAACAAGTTGTTGGTGTGGAGACGATCACTTGTCAGTCTGTAGTTAGTGAGAACCCACAAAGTGCACGGACCGAGGGCACAAAGAAGAAAACTCTTCTCCATCTGTTCACACTGGGCTGCAGTGCCCCTTAGTTGTATTTCTTGTTCTTCATATCTTGTCTGTCTCCTCTCTGAGGCTGAAACCAGAATATACAGCTTTATGTGACTGCTGAGTGCCAGAGCAGTGGCTCACAGACAGAGCTTCGCTCAAGAATAACCCAGGTGTCTGTCTGCACatgctgcctccctctcctgaaCCAGCCCAGATGCCCATCTCAGCTCTTCTTTGAGTTCAGGTAAAAACACTGGCAATGAAAATCCAGACaagctaagtaacttgcccaaggtcacacagctttcaGTAATAAACTCAGATTAAAATCCAAGATGGTCAGCCACAGCAACCTGAGCTTATGACATTGACCGCCAGGCTGCTGCTACCTTTCAATGCGGTTGCTGTGAGCTGTAAGGCTGGGGCATTTTCTAATCAGAGTAATAATAAGCCACTTTACTAAGAAAAATAATCTGTGCAGAGGAAAGCCAGGCATTTGCATGGTAAAGAGAGAACAGGAGCTAGAGCAGAAGACTAGGTGTTGATAATAATGCTGATACTAATGAGGTTTGTAATTGGAGCATCAATTAACCCCACTGAAGGTTGGCTTCACCATATTTAAATGAGGTTAACAATATTGACCTCTCGAGTCTTATGAAAATCAGAGAGACCATACAACAGTGTCTAAAACAGCTCTTGACACTAAGTAAATACTCTGTAAATTTAAGGTGAGTGAAAGATAGATAAGAGATACTTCACAGTTACAGTATTGATTGGCCCTGAAGAGAGTGTCAAGTTCATGAACAAGGACAAAGTAAAATCAAAGGCATGGAGAATATTCAGTAAATGCATCCAGGGGCATGTGTATGTGTTGGGTATTTGTGTATAATACCTACCATTTATGTAAAAGCTATCATTTACTGGGGTATCACCATGTACCATCACTGTACTGTGGATCATATGGCATCACTAACCATGGTTTAGGGGATTTTGTTATATACTTTGGGTTTCGTCACTGCATGCATTTTACAGATGCTTAACCATGGCTGTCCTGAGGACATGGTGGTTTAACGGAGCCTCTCTGCAGATGTCTGTGAAACCCAACATCAGGCTGTGCTTGGTGCaacgatgaaaaaaaaaaaaattgtgtataagaaaaaatacatcGAAGAAGGTATGCATAGGAAAAAGATATAGATTTACATATGCAAATGTTAACTGGATTATCTCTTCatacttttatattaaaatttttaaattagtaaaattgttagtttcataaattatttaaacacacacatttcttttttccagAATTAACAGGCATGACATGTCTGTTAAGCTGAAAAACCATCATGAGAATAAAAGAAGTTGTTTTTAATAGATATTCCATTAGTGTGAATTCAGGAGTAGCTTTGGATGTTTTTATAACCTACTATTTTATACTCTCatcatttcagttttatttgaaGTAGGATtaatgcgggggcctgatgcggcggaggccaaacatggcggggatctcccttttccgtgtcccaCATggcaagagagatgaacgaaccggttctaaacggaggcggccagggattgagaaataatagaaataaagaaaacaagacgcagaaaaagattcatgaagctgggagcctgggtggatctttctgtgcctggctgaggccacagaaccaatccagactgcaaagctgaggctttatttataatcagggacaaacaaggcaattgacaatgttcttgtaagtttcacttgttttggcagcacttgctgcccctcccacagcccaccagctacccaggaaagatctagggatcagttacaggatcaagcttaattatgcttagaggactgtgcccttccaagcttgggacttgtttgtgactttgccagcaggtcagtccgaggcttaaccctataaccgcttcctacaattaaaaaataataaatgttgatttttataCATTGGAGTAATTATCAATTGGAATACACAAAAATGTAGTAAATACATGGAGCATGCTAAATGCATTTCAATTATTATATAACTTCTTTAGGTTTTAAAGACAGCCACATTACTTACCATGCCCTGGAATTTCAAAACTTTGTCCAACAATGCCTCCTCCTGAGACTTACTCCAAACTGTAAGCCTCTCAGAGAGTCTTGAAAAATCTCTTTTGGAAAGAGTCAGATGTGTGGTCTCCATAGTGAATCATAAAGCCAACAGCATTacctattactttttttttaaataattaaaagtattaaaaaggaaggggagaagaaaagaagggagggaggaagggaagaagacagtactgttactgtttttttttacattttttttattgaggtattatatgtgtacatatcttaccattacctccccaccccaccccacaagtACTGTTACTGTTTATTCCCAGGGACCAATATCAAAGTAAGCGAAATAGAAGCTTCCTTGAATTTGCATGCTTTGACCAGAAAAGAAGTTATGTGACTTACACTTCCCTGCAGTGGTCTCATGTGTAGTGAGAATTCAACTCGCGGAGTGAGAAGTGGCCCTGGGAAATCATCCGCCTGAAAGGCCTGTCTCATAGATGAGGACAGGGACTAAGACCATGACCGCGCTCTAGGTGACCCATGCTCTGACTGCAAACCCATGGCTAACTAAGCGGGCAGTATCTAAACTtcaaaaaattagaagaaataaagtcAGCTATTCACACAGCTCATCCTTTTGATATATGAGAACCTCGCTAGAGAAGAACTGAACTATTTTTGGAGGGGATTAAATCCATTATGTCAAAGTCTTCTGGAATGATATTTTAacttttgctttccctgttgTGATGGGGTACAGAATGCCTAATTCTGTAGTTATTTCTATGTATGTAGTTAATGTAGTCATTTCTTTAACTATGTTCTCTCCAGACCTAGCTTTCGGCAActtgaaaagaaaacacacaatctAGCCATAGTTAATCCATCTATCTACAGGGATAACCCCAGAGTCTTCTTATAGTTCCAGCAGGTGGTGGAACTGGACtaactgggtttgaattctgtGTCTGACTGACATTGACTAGATAGATACTTGAACTTGGGCAAGTGAATTAATCTTGCATAAGTTACTTAACCTAGTCCTAtctttgtttccttatctgtaaaataaagataattttaatacTTCTATCCTGCATTGTAAAGTACCTAGTGCAATGCCTTTCacatagtaaacattcaataaatgttgactatTGATAAATGCTCAAAAGTTATTATTGGAGAGATGtgttaagagaaaaagaaacaattgcCACAAAGAAGAAAGCTGTTGATTCTTGTTCAAACCATCCCAGCTCCTGTTATTTCCCACATTTCAGGAATTCTAGCATAATTTCTCCTGCTCACGAGGGAAAGAAGAAGCCTAGCTAACTTTTTATAAAACAGCAGAACCCTACTGTCATACGCATCTATAAGGCATGGTTTGCTCCAAAAACTTAGGGAACAAATTTAGcttcttacctccctcccccaattAATAGAACATTTAAGtatccatttaaaaaatccacTCTCCGCCTTTGTCCAGGGGTTTACTCGGTGGAAAGGGGTCAGATCTCTTTCAAATGTCAAGTGGAACGAGAAATGGCTTTGCATTGCTTTATACCTCGTGTAGCTGCTCCTGCCCAGACACTCAGTGGATGGGCCTGCAGATGCCCCAGGCAGCACCCAGTCAGGGCCCAGCTCCGGCTTCTGGCCTGGTGATTGGACTCTGAGACCAAGGTCATAGGACCAGCATCGCTCTCCAGGACACACACCTGCTGTGCTGGGGGCTGTGCACATGGGCTGCTGCCTGCAAAAGCCACATGCTTTCCGGCCAACCCAGCCCTCGCTACAGACTGCAAGCCCTTTTCTCAGAACCTGGGTCATCCACCGGATATCACTTCTCCCTTTAATCAtggcctattttatttatttatttacttatttatttacttacttacgcCTCATAtctgcctcctccccagctgcatCAGCTGCTAGGACAAAGCACCGCAGACGGGGATGGCTTAAAGAACATAAATCtgcagggtacatgcccaagacCAAGGTGTCCACAGGACAGGTTGCTTCTGAGACTTCTCTCCTTGGCCTGCAGGTGGCAGGTTTCTCCCTGTGTTCTCACGGGGCTCAATCTCTAaattctgaggtcctgggagttaggacttcaacatttgAAATTTGGAGGAGACACAATTCAGCATATAGCACCAACTATTGTCTCCCTTTACTTAGGGTATaagttaactttttatttttttaaattcaagaagGGGGgtaggtggagagggagagaaggggagggaaagagaaagaggtatAAACCCAGGGAAGTCTCTCTATAGTTTTGTTCTTGTATTTTTCCCAAAACAGTGGGCACCCCATGCTTACCTTACTAAGGCAGCCACTTAAGAGGCTGTTCAGACATTTAAAGTGCACCCCACAAAACGCAGAAGCCCCTGTAAAACAGAGGTCCCCAGAGCTCTCTGGTTGAAATGGGGTGGGGGTCTGgaccccctttcttctctcctcaccGACAAGCATCCTGTAAGACCTCTGGCCTGGAGGAGTCCAGGTGTCCGGGCCCCTTCGTTACTTTTCCACAGCTACACAACTCACCAAAGTTGAAATGAGTGAGTATATCATCTGAGGATCCTTAGCTTTGGAAACAAACTCTGTCACCAGGATTTAGTCCAGTTTCGCTCTGGAGCCCTGATGAGTCCGGCCACCATGGAGCCCGGGCTTGCGTggcctgctttatttttcctctttgcttctttTTGGGGAGATGGGCTTGTCGATCACCCCGCTCAGCTGTGGTACCCAAGCTACGCTGAGAGGGGAGAGTTACATAAAGCCTCCCTGTGACCTGTTTGcacacaccagcctggctcaCCCCGGGCAGAATGACAGTGACAGCTGCCTTGCAACAAACAGAGGGAGCGAAGGGTTCAGTTCCGCAGCAGCCGCAGGGACGAGTATATCATTACAGCCCGCCGCTCAGAGAGACACCATCTAACCTCACCGCCTGTCCCGGGGCCACGGCGGGGCGTCTCGGACATCTGACCCAGACCCTCCGGAGCTCCCTCCGCCCTTGACTGCCCGCCGGCCTTTCCTCACCTCCGCCTGCGCTCCCCGCCGCGCCAGCCAGGCTTTCAGCAGCTGGGgtaggactcaccccaacctttgggcaccggggggggggggagagggtggagagaACAACAAATGGGGGCCAGGCAGTCCAGTGCCGGTTCCAAGGACAAGGGCCCCAGGAGGATGGGGTGCCTGCGGAGGAGGCAGAAACTGTCCGCGTGGGATGATGCCCTGCTCTCGGGAAGGGACCCCCGGTCCCTGCTGAAGCGGGGCATGCGCCACATCAGCTTCAGCCTGGTCACCAAGGGGATGACGGACATCCCCGACTTCCTGTGGGGCTTGTCCGAGGTCCAGAAGCTCAACCTGTCTCACAACCAGCTGCGGGTTCTGCCCCCCGAGGTGGGCAGGCTGAGCAGGCTGGTGGTGCTGAACCTGTGCGGGAACCACCTGAAGAGCCTGCCCCCGGAGCTCAGCCTCCTGCAGGGCCTGCGGGTGCTGTTCCTCAACATGAACCGCCTGGGCGAGCTGCCGGCCGAGCTGAGCGCCTGCCGGAGCCTGGAGGTCCTGAGCCTGTCCCACAACCGCCTCTCCCAGCTGCCCGCCAGCTTCGCCGACCTCTCCCGGCTGAGGAAGCTGAACCTCAGCAACAACTGCTTTGCTCACATCCCCGTCTGCGTGTTCGCCCTCAAGGAGCTGGATTTCCTGCACGTGGGCTCCAATCGCCTGGAGAACATCGCCGAGAGCATCCAGTGCCTGGGCAGCCTTCAGATCTTCATTGCGGAGAACAACAGCATCCACTCCTTCCCGCGCTCGCTCTGCCTCCTCGCCAGCCTGGAGGTGCTGAACTTGAACAACAATGACATCCAGACCCTCCCGGAGGAACTCTACCTGCTGTGTAGACTGGCGAGGATCGCTTGGAACCCCATGGACAAAGGGCTCCACATTTCCCATAACCCGTTGTCCAAGCCTCTGCCGGAGCTGGTGGAGGGGGGCCTGGAGATGCTGGTCAGCTACCTGAAGGACAAAAAGCACAACTGAGTGGCCGCGCAGGCAGGAACAGCAGCCAGCTCACCCGGACTCTGCCCACTGGGTACTTCTCTGGTCTGAGCTTTCTCCTCTTACTGTTCGGTTGGTCAAGGCGTGTGTTAATATTTGCTAAATTGTAGTTGAATGGCATTCTAGGCAGGGGTTGGCTTTGAACTCTGTATGTTCCTAATAACCCCCATAATATGGTCATCTCATTCTAAACATAAATTGAAACAGGATTTTGGTTTTCCCCAAAGAGAAATAATCGCTCGAATTTTCCTGAGGAGCAATGGGATTCGACCCTGGGAACAATGGTCAGCAGGTCTGATTCAATGGAAttcaaaagttaaatatttactaagtatgTGCCAAGTATGGCGTGAGGCATTGGCAACATCTGGTGTCAACCCTGGAATTGGCAACCTGAGGCCAGGCGGCAACAGCAAGACACGCTCCTGCACCAGCCTGGACCAAGCCTTACTTGGGACCAA from Eptesicus fuscus isolate TK198812 chromosome 12, DD_ASM_mEF_20220401, whole genome shotgun sequence includes:
- the LRRC30 gene encoding leucine-rich repeat-containing protein 30; amino-acid sequence: MGARQSSAGSKDKGPRRMGCLRRRQKLSAWDDALLSGRDPRSLLKRGMRHISFSLVTKGMTDIPDFLWGLSEVQKLNLSHNQLRVLPPEVGRLSRLVVLNLCGNHLKSLPPELSLLQGLRVLFLNMNRLGELPAELSACRSLEVLSLSHNRLSQLPASFADLSRLRKLNLSNNCFAHIPVCVFALKELDFLHVGSNRLENIAESIQCLGSLQIFIAENNSIHSFPRSLCLLASLEVLNLNNNDIQTLPEELYLLCRLARIAWNPMDKGLHISHNPLSKPLPELVEGGLEMLVSYLKDKKHN